The DNA region AAGAAAAGCCTCTATTATCATCAATTTGACCTTCAATAGTAAGGATATGTTCTGTTACTTCTTTTTTACTTGTTTAAGGAGAATAAGCGAATTAGGAATAGGTGAGCAAAACATATTACAAATCAAAAGGCCCAagttttttctataaatattcTTATTTGGAAATACTGATGCAGCTGGGTAGAAATCATGGCACCAGTCTTCTCAAAAGCAGCATGGCAATGTGTTTGGTACATGATGATCCAGGTACGTGCTTTCGCCCAAAAATGAGTTTCAAGCTTGGCTTCTAACAATACTTGTTACTGCTTTCTAAGGGCGGGGCAAAGATTTTAGAGgctctatttatttttataatgtcTTTCAAAATGAAGCTCTTCATTATATCAAATGATAAAATTTTCCACTTAAAGaaaatatttctaaaaaaatatattgtaacgttatatatatatatatatatatatatatatatatatatatatatatatatatatatatatatattctaaaattacgttaaacataaaaaaaattacaaataaatcacttaaaaaatgTTGCTTAGAATTAAGCATGTAtagcaccatttaatatttaaggcCCTTATTTCTGGGGGCTCTAAGCGGTTGGCTACCCCAGTTGTGCTTAGAACTGGCACTGGTGCTTTCAGATTTATAGTTTTCTCATATGCAaaatgtcttcttttttttttttttttttcttattttcacaTTGTTTCTTCTAATGTAGTCACTGAATTATTTAGACGTCCTGtcatattattgtgatttatgAACCAAAAAGCTATTTCCATGTCTTGCAGAATGATCAAATTCATGCTTGGGGTTTGGATAGACAGTATGGTTATTGTGCTGAGGTGACACTTTTTTCCTTCGTCTGGCCCTGTTCGTCCGCTGTTATTTAGCTTCACCTACTCCTCGTTGGGTGTTGCTAGCTTGCTTTTTACGTTAGTTCTAATTTCAGGGTGACAGAACTAAAAATGTGGGTGTTGTGGATTCTGAATACGTAGTTCATCTTGGACTTTCGACGCTTGCTGTATTGGAACAATACAAGGTCAGTGTTCGTCGTACTTGCTTATCATAGCAGTTGATGTTTTAAGTACAATTTGGTACACGCCACACTATCTTAAAAAaatggtaatggtaatgaatttTAAATGTAGTTTTTCCAGGAAAATCACATGTGATAGTTTatgttcatatttttttattttttttatgcaaatGGCTTATTGTAT from Amaranthus tricolor cultivar Red isolate AtriRed21 chromosome 3, ASM2621246v1, whole genome shotgun sequence includes:
- the LOC130808538 gene encoding uncharacterized protein LOC130808538, which translates into the protein MRHISIIKSEGLEISQPALDPVKSVVHHTIIASKKNGRENKRIRNSWVEIMAPVFSKAAWQCVWYMMIQNDQIHAWGLDRQYGYCAEGDRTKNVGVVDSEYVVHLGLSTLAVLEQYKVRRQSYIEMKMFGQRWNDATKNAECWIDIYQKH